The Paenibacillus amylolyticus genome contains the following window.
ATCTCCTGTTCCATGTACAACTGCCGGGCTTGATCATGCGTAATCTGTGCAAACGAAATTCGGGTTCCCGGCCTTGCCTGAGCCAGGATTGGCATATCCACCTGAGCTACCTGTGCTATGACAGGATAGCCTCCGATGGTCTGATGGTCTGCCATCAGGATGATTGGCTGACCATCAGGTGGCACCTGCACCGTGCCATAGGTAACCGCTTCGGATAACCGATCCAGCGGCTGATCCAGCTCCAGTCTGGAACCTTGCAAGCGATAGCCCATCCGATCGGATTGCGGAGATATTACGTATTTTTCGCCATAAAATTGTCCATGACTTGCCTCCCTGAACAGTGAACTATCCTGGCTCTCCATCACACGAATAACTGATCTTCCATAATAGTCAGGTCTTTCACGGTCAGATAAGAACCACGCAGGCGCCAATATTCGATAGTCTCGACCACTTCTCTCTACCTGCTCCATACGCTGCATCCATACTCGCGCTTCATCAGAAGGTTCACCTGTAGATATCAGATCTGACACACGCAGAGCTCTTCCTTCCAAACCGCCAAGACCTGTCTTGAGGTCTGTACTTCGGCTGCCCATCACTTCAGGCACAGCTATACCTCCGGCAAACGCCAGATAACCGCGCAAGCCCTGACGGCATGGGCCAAACTTCATTACACTTCCAGCCCGCACCAACACAGGACGCCACAACGGTACAGGCAAATGATCCACGGTTGCGGATAGATCGGCCCCACATAAGGAGACTAGCTGGCTCTCCTGAAATCGAAGTTCCGGCCCCTTCATCGTCATCTCCAGCACTGCCGCATGACGGGAGTTGCCCACAAGCATATTGGCTGCCCTGGCTGCAAAGGTGTCCATGATCCCGCCAGGATGAATGCCATACCGACGATAGCCGGTTCTGCCTTCATCCTGAACGGTAGATAACAGACCCGGGCGAATCACTTCAATACTCATCGCTCGTCCTCCATCCGCTTCAACGCCAGATAGTCCTGCATCGTAATCTGTTCAAATCGAACCCGATCACCTGCTGCCAGCAAACTCGGTACGTTCTCTCCTGGCCGAAACAACCGGAGTGGCGTTCGTCCAATACATTGCCATCCTCCGGGTGTGTCCACCGGATAGATACCCGTCTGTTTGCCACCGATACCTACCGTACCCGCCTCTACCCGAAGCCTTGGCGTCGCCCGTCTGGGCGTAGCAATTCGTTCCGATAACCCGCCCAGATACGGAAAACCTGGCGCGAATCCAATCATATGTACGAGATAATCCCCAGACGTGTGAATTGCAATAACGTCCTCTGAGGTCATTCCATGCTCACTGGCAACATAGTCCAGATCAGGCCCCATTCGCCACCGTAACATACGGGAATCGTGACCGTTCTGGACTTGTCCTGTACAGATTCCTTCATCTGGTTCAACAGATGAAGCAGAGTGCGACATAACTCAGGGTAAGGGGAGATAAACGGATCATAAAATATCGTAACGGACGTGTATGAGGGGACCCATTCAATCAGGGCTGGCAGATTGCTTTTTTCCAGTAAAGTACATACAGACATCACTCTGCGCTGCACTTC
Protein-coding sequences here:
- a CDS encoding biotin-dependent carboxyltransferase family protein produces the protein MSIEVIRPGLLSTVQDEGRTGYRRYGIHPGGIMDTFAARAANMLVGNSRHAAVLEMTMKGPELRFQESQLVSLCGADLSATVDHLPVPLWRPVLVRAGSVMKFGPCRQGLRGYLAFAGGIAVPEVMGSRSTDLKTGLGGLEGRALRVSDLISTGEPSDEARVWMQRMEQVERSGRDYRILAPAWFLSDRERPDYYGRSVIRVMESQDSSLFREASHGQFYGEKYVISPQSDRMGYRLQGSRLELDQPLDRLSEAVTYGTVQVPPDGQPIILMADHQTIGGYPVIAQVAQVDMPILAQARPGTRISFAQITHDQARQLYMEQEINMQLMDKLIRRRMVEMEGAQ